The genomic DNA tataattttttcctaaataaaacaatttagTTTGTCCACAAATCTTCattcaactggcaaaatgctaaaattgttaagtttatttataatttataatgactttgtcatttcgtctatctacaataaaaaaaaaaaaactttattttattgtaattagagttataaagaattttaatttatctaaaattagttattttttattttagaggtACTTAAACATaattcttaaaatcataaaaaataatttgttcaaatagcctagtggctagacaTTCACctcttaaaatgaataaatagaaTATCCATGGTTCAAACTGCGACCTCTGCATCTATTACGTGCAAGTATAATCTAGAAAATATCTATAACTGaaattttcttccaaaaaaccCATGAAATTTTGTAtactatataataaataatactaaaaatcattttgtcaagtaaaaatttaatatatcttaTACCAAACtgcgacaaaaaaaaaaacaaatttagttATGCTCACCATGACTAAATAACCATTTCCCCTGGGCAACACATAATATGCTAGCAACGAACTAAAGATAGTTTACTATGTTAaagttcaaaatcaaaaacaaaagcaaaacaaaaaaggaagaCGCTACAAACATATGACAAGCACTATAGATGATTAAGCCACCAACAATGGTAGTAAAAAACGAACGTTGTGTATTTCACTTTCAACcatcagaattttttttacatcgaGACTTTTAACCTTTCTCTTTATGCTGAAAAATGcacatgtttttttctttccaaaggACCCAAACCCAAGAAAGCCAAACTATATTTAAAGGCAAACAAGATTGCTTTGTTTAACCACCTAAAtaaccaaaatgcaaaaatttaTCTAAAAGGGATCTCATAGTAACAATAACAATGCCGAACCAATCTGAAATCAAGTACCAAATTCTGCCAAAAAACTCGCACCTGGCGAATAAGTGATCCACACCTTCATTCATGTCGCAACTTCCTACACATTTATGATCATTACTATTAAGCACTCCCCTTATGAGCATATTATCTTTGGTTGGAATATGACTGAGAAGAAACTGCCAATGTGAAAAGATTAACTTTGAGAGACACTAATTTTAGCCAATAGGTAACAAGCGCTACCCACATAATAGCCTTTAGACGGATGTAACTGCCACACCCATTTATCTCTCACACCATCCTGTAAAAGAATATAatgtaacataaaaaaaaaaaaataataaaataaaattaaaaaaaaaaaagaaaaaaaaaaagaatataatgtaACAACTCACTGCACTTTTTCAAAGAAGTGATGTTTGACGCCTGAttaaattatgcttttggaaaatgtaatatttatacttgtttaaattatgtCCCCTAATTAATGCCCCATGGTTGAGTTTCTTTTTGCCTATGTAATATTCATACACTTGTAGTGTAATCACTGAATTACGACTTATTTGATGGAATGTATGACCTATGACTTGTTAATGTCTCATAGTTGGATTGTTTTTTGCCTATGTAATGTTCTTACACTTGTAGTGCAATGACTGAATTACGACTTATTTGATGGTATAATCAAGGATCAAATTGTGTCTCTTAAcctttttactttattttgcaCATAtatgcaccaaggatcacaTTGACATGTGTTTAAATAAGTCAAGGGtttatttgatggtatttttaTATAATGTAGGGATCGATTTGATACTTAGGCAAATAATTTAAATACTAGTTTGATGGAAATATTTTGACATAAAGGTTGCATtcattcatcttcaacatcttTTCATTACAACAATACACATACCTAGTACAATACAATAGCATGTTAAACAACTCAAACAAGCAAATTATGACTATCAAATATTTAATCAACTTAATCTCACTTCCTACACATACCTACTTAGTTTTGCATCGTGTACTCCtgcattcttttttatttgtccTTCCtttattaatgtatttttattttcaaatacaaataatacaaatacaaatcaaCTATATTGAGAAACTTAAACGAGCCATACATACAAAAATTgagtagtaaaaaaaaaaccaaagcaaAAGTTACACATACAAAAATTCCTCTCTAATTGATGATACAAAAAGTTATCCTCAAATGAGAACATTATAAATCTATAGAAAGACGCTACTCCACATAAGAtctttttctcattcttttaattttactgAAATGAGTGCAACAAAATGGTGGCATCAAATCTGACTTGTCATCATCAAATAACTAAAGAATAGGGAAGCAAGAAATGTGAAATCACAAACACatgaaaatatttgaataaataaaagaggGATTTGAGAAGAACTGAGAAGATTTTCAAACATTTAGAATGAATTTTGAAATGGTGTGCAAATGTTGAAAGTGAGGAGCAGCATTTatatagcaacaaaaaaaaaatcaatttatgtaTACATAatgaccaaataaaaaaaaaaagtattgctAACCAGTGCCCTCAAGGCAATGGTTACGGTAACCAAAATTAGTAGTTTTATATTAGAAACAataatttctaaacattttacAAGTTGACTTGACCACTTTTTATCACTTTCCaacacaaaatttctatttttgttcctCTATCCAATGCCCTAGGGGCACTATTTACCATTTCCCTACAAAAAATAACCACCATAAATGTCAAATGCATAAGAATAAGAATGCTTGGTTTGGTTTatggtgccacgtgtcaaaagTAACTTTGAAGAAGTTTGTttccatatatttttaaatgagagggtgagaggatGAAACCACAACCATTAGATCTAAACAATGATTCAGATTTAAAAACTCTATTTCACTAGTCACGTGTCTGCCTTCTTCCTTTACTCTTCTCCCTCTCACTGTCACTGAAAGTCCCCTTTCTTTGTAATGCTACCAAAATCTAAAatcgttgttgttgtgtttgctCTCTGTTCTTCTCAATTCCTTTAAAACACCCATTAATctatgatgaagaaaaaaaaaatcctaaaatcaAGAAACCCATATATCTTTTACGAAGAGGAAAACACAACATTGTTCCTTTGACAGTGTTGATTGTAAGAAGAATTAATGGGGTTTCATGCCAATAATctttgatgaagaaaataatccTCCAATCATTTAAGAGAACATTCACCATTAATCTTTGAATAATTAAGTGGACTCTAACAACAATGGAGTTGAAGAAAAGAATAGACCCGATAACCTTTTCgttttgttttaaagaaaaacacCCATTAATCTTTGTTGAAGATAAACCTCagtttcaattaaaataacCCATTAATcttacgaagaaaaaaaaaaaaactccaaaaattaGAAGAGGTTCCTTTGACAGTGGAAAATATTGTTAGAACAATATAAttgttggaaaattgttgtATGAAAGGAGTCTTTGAGATGATTAAACCATATGATTTTGCgagatattattgttttgttgattatCCTATGAAGTACAGAGTCACGTTCATGAAAGAGaataaaggaagaagaagaagaagcggTAGGGAAAGAAAGAAGGAGACACGCTGAACAACACCAGTAGGCACGTGACATTTTAAGTGGAGTTTTAATCCCAGCCATTCCTTTCAATCATGTGGTTAACATTTCatcctctcaccctctcatttaaaaaaccctctcatttgaaatgccctatatatatatatatatatatatatatatatatataattcagaATCAGATATAGATGTTAGCATGTAAAGATGTTCTTCGATTTGTTTCgataaatatttacaaaatgttaaattttatacaccctccggtcactattataagcaaaactttgcattttagattcattcattaaatgatgtatatggtctataataaagaccatatacatcattaactgaataaatctaaaatgcaaagttttacttataataatgaccggaGAGTGTAGTTTacataattaaagatattaacggtcAAAGTTGTGCATTGGCATGTGTGAAGTCGTTGAttgcgacatgtattttgaaacggagagagtatGACTCTTGGCACTTTGTAATCAGAGCCTGCAAAAAAAGTCCAAGTTCATTGTATATATTTACTACCATGATCAAATAATCGTTGTCTACTTCATCGTTGTATAACATTTTACAACAAGTAAAAGGAGCATAAACATACAAACAAAATGGATCTGTGTTCTGTATGGTACATACTCCACATCTTTACAAAGGAGAGAAAATTTTCCTATCTCTGCAATAATTCTTTGATATCATATCCTTGCAACTGTGTATAAAATCAGGGGAAGCATTCTTAGTAATAAGTAAAACGCCTAATTTCAAATACTAACTTGATTTGGGTTGCCAGTAAAGCATGATAGAAATCCCTACTGTCGGAGAAAGCACACACTCAAGCAATAAGTTGGAACTGTTGGATGAAATCGGACGGCTCATGATTTCAGGTTACCATGCTTAAAATATCAGTTATCCGATCTTCATCCAATGATTCTAACTTAATGATTGCATGAATGTGTGCTTTCTCTGACCGTAGTGATTCGAAATCCCAATAAAGACTAGCAACACATGCATAATGTTATACAGTATACCTGGAGAACAGTGAGAAGTAATATAACTCCTGAATTCCAGAACGCATGGATAGTGATAGGAGTGAGAAGGTTGCGAGTTTGAGCATATGAAATCCCTAAAGCACTCCCTAGAAAAGATGTCAcaaatttatgttgttttagaTACACAGTAGATGGATGAAAAATTGCAGCATTCAAGACATATTAGAGTATGTTTACTTCccattttcatgtttttgtttttacttcaaCTACTAAACATAAGAGATTATCCACTGTTTTTCTCACCGATTTcttttgcaatttttgaaaCCAGGTCTAAcatttttcagaaattttgaaaatgccAAAACACTGATATCattgtttctaaaattgcacTCTTCCTAGCTTCCCTTCCAATCTTCTCTCTAGGGCCGGTTATTAAGGCGTACAAGGAGACTAACAACACAGTGCCTCGAAATCTCGAGGGCCCAAATTTTGGTACTTATTTGGTAAATTTTTAGTATTTTGATATAATTTCTAGGGCccaatttttaagtttagaaCAGGGTCTTAAAATGTTTAAGATGGCCGTGCTTCTATAATGAATATATGTTTTTCTGGGGGGTAGTTCAACTGGTTTGAGCTAAGTAAGGGACAAGGAGTTGGAGGACCTGGGTTCAAACCCGAACGAAGgagaaaaaactaacataacaacTAACTACTAACACATGCcgttcaagaaaaaaaaaatactatatgttttataaaatatttccaCAAGTAAATTAGCCTtgatatttttccttgttttatCCTATCCCCCTTGTTCAATATTTGTACATTCAGCATCTACctgaaaattatatatgaaaCTTGTTTATTGCCATTTCATAAGATcatgtttttactttatttcaTGTATTTATTAACATAataccttccttcaaaaaacaaagACAATACCTAGAACAAACAACTGGGGAAATTCACCAGGAGTGAGATGAGCAAGGGCAAACACAGCCGCACTAAGGATGATAGCAACTGGTGTAGGAACCCTGCAATTAGATTAATCACGAATGAGAAATATTTTGCCCTTAGGTAACAATGAATAATTCacaaaacataaacaacaaaagtGAGGAATCCAAGAGTAATCACTTTTTCTCTAAATAACTGACACAAAAAGCAATAAAATTGCCACATTTTGAATACTTAGGGAATAATTCATAACTCAGTGTGAGCAATAATTGAAGCAAAAGGTGGACTTAAAAGGAGAAGATCTATATGGAGAAACCACCTAAAGTTGTTGCTTGGAGGaagttatgtttttttgtaGGTCACAAAAATCCTTTTATGGTTTATACAATCACCATGAGTTTGGTTAGAGTGGTTAAGATATCTAGCACTTCAGCACGATTCATTACGACAGAGGTcatgtttattatttattcGGAACCATGATATAGGTATAAAGTATCCACCGCCATGTAGCAGAGAGTAAACCATCTAGACCAAATTTGTCCAGATCATGTTGATCCCAATCCACATTCCTCAGTATTCAGGGCTCTATCAAATTACAAGTTAATATCATTTTGTATTCTTCGATGCTCTAATGCCAAGTTGGACGGTTTCAATTATTGTGTTAGACCTATGAAGGACAGACTCGGACACGAACACCGGACATAGACAAGTCAACAAGACTATACAATGACCTTATTCAATTATTGTGTAAGACTATACATTAAGGAAACTAGGATACAATAAAACTACCTAAGGAAACTTTGTCAATAATAAGGAGAAAGAATAACTAATAACTGCAATAACATCAATGCTAACAAACTCGTGTCCTTTTATTAACATCAACACCAATAAACTCGTGTTCTTTTgtacataaaatatattttgtaagcTCAAGCTTATGTAAAACAACAATAGTTGGGGTTTTATGAACCAAAAGTTTAGACCATACAAAATATCTAAACCAACCCCCTACCAACCCATCCATCCCCCCCAATATATATAAAGCTCACCAATTGTCAGAAACAGAAACAcaacatgaaaaagaaaacaaatattagaCAGTACAATGCAAACTTCTTTATGGAACCTAAATAAACTTTTCCTTCATTGATGACAGCAAAGAGAAGCTGCACttgtaaaaaaatcattttcaattatcTACCCATTCAACAtctaattcaaaaattaaagaaaaaagtcTCACTTGTGAGGCAAGCTGCGTTTCTTTAACCAagatatatgaatatgaaacaaaaaagttaagagcaaaaaaatttattaagaaattaCGGGGAACTAAATGTAAAAGGAAAAGACAGAGACAATCAATACCATTTAGTTAGGGACGTCATAAAAAAGCCTCGGAAAACTGTCTCCTCAAGAAGTGGAGCAAAAACGCCTGTGATGCCCACCAAACAAGCAGTGCTACAATGAAAATAAACACAATCGGTCGTTTGCTTGAGAATCTGTGATACAGAACCTAAATGAAAACGTTTTGACAATTCTTCTTTCTCTATTGATAGGAGAATTATGATTTTAAGTTCAATTCACAACGatcacaaaaattatatttttaaatgccTCTGCAACTGCAATGGCAGTCAGTCACATAAGCAACATTTCACTGCAACTATCTGCAAGTTTGGTAGTCGAAGTATAGCTGCTAATAAAGCCACAATTAACAATAAGGAACCTAGATACCTTAAAATACCTGATACTTGAAGATCCAATCAATGGAAGCAAGCGAACAAGAGCATCAGTCTGAAAATCAGTTTATAGAAGCTAGTAAGAGCTCTCCACAAGGTTGAAAActcataaaaactaaaacatgttATGTAAAGtaatcttaaaaagaaaaaaggataaCTGATTCATACTCATCACGTGATGAAGCTACTTAGCATAGATGATTCATAACACGATAGGAGGTTGACAACATGGTTCATACATTTTGAAGTTCTTATAAGAACTAAAAAGGCTGTATCTCTATGCAATATCTAGCCTAACTCAACCTCACAAAAACTGACTTGTAAGGTGAAGGGTACCCACTACTTAGAACCATTATTGAAGTAAAATATCACTATCTAAACTCTCAATACACCTCCTCACACCCACGACAAGACATCTGGAACATGACCTGATAATAGTCTGATGATGGGGTTGCCTAACGGATCTAAGGTAAGCTTTAATACCATCATAGATTTTGGACTCAACCTCCAAACTGACATGAAAAGTGAGGAATGTAGACCTTTATAAAGTTATAAGCACTAGAAAGGCTATATCTTTGGACAATGTGGAACTAAACCAACACCCAGCATAATGAAGCTGTTGGAGACTGCATTGAAGGCAGCCTAAATTTGCTGCAAATAAGGTGGTTAAGGGAGACCACAATTATGGTGGAACTCCCAACATAGGTAACaaaaaaccaataaaattaacaaTGATCTTTGAATGATAGTGAATGTGGATTGCCTCCTGGAAGactgaaaaaaatatttcagcatatagaaaataagaaaggttaaatatatttttagtccctataaaatcaCAAACTTTCGAATTTAGTCGCACAAATAAAATGTACTCATTTTCAGTCCCTATTTGTATTTTACAGGGACTATTTTGAGGACTAAAAGTatccattttttataaaaatcttttaaaataggGACTGTTCTTACAAACATCAATTTTATGAAGgactaaaattacaattaaaatttaatagggactaaacttgaaagcttgtgattttttagggactaaaaacacattTAACCCAAATAAGAATTACATTtatgtcttcctttgaatgatCTAAGATAAATTATTAACCTCTCTTTCTGGGGTTTCTCCATTAAAAAAGGACACAGCAACTCCTGTCAATCCAATGGAAACTAGGGCACCAACAAGTCCAACTCCTGCCCACAAAAGCCAACCCTTTTGAAGATTAAAAGGTTCCCTTAAATCTGCAACAAAGTTTTTACCATTAAATGGAAGTAAGCATCAGCACATAGCATAGTATAATTCATCTAGATATAAGCCAGTTGCAAACCGAACAATAAACCAACAAGCTGCAAAGTGaacttaattaaattattaatactTTCTTACTAGTTTTAATGATGTCAATCACTACTTGAAAAGTTCTCAAGTTATATTTACCATATTTGAAGAAGCCTTCAGGGAGTGGTTGGTAAGTGTTGAAAACACTATATATGATCCCAAGTACAGCAGCAGTTGTGATGCTGCAAAATaagaataacaataataataatagaagaATATCAGAATGTAACCCTGAACTTCATATAATGCATTTTTAAcagcaaaaagaaaatttaaaattattaggtACAGACAGTGGAAATGTGTTTTATACTTTCATTGTTTCAAGATGGATCTAGTTGAATCCATACATAGGCCAACTAGTTAAAATGACAAGGCCTAAAGTTAAAAGCAAATGATACAACGAAACATTTAGACTAGTTAAAATGACAAGGCCTAAAGTTAAAAGCAAATGATACAACGAAACATTTAGACATTTgagttttgaaaaagaaaataatcagTAGATATGGTAGTAAATGAGATCCTAAAAACTTAATGCATCTAGCTCACTGCCATGAGCATCATGTGAAGCAGCTAAAGATAAAGCAGTAGTCTGGATAAACTTCTATATGATATGAAATCTCTATCTGGTAATTAATAGACTCATACAGATTAAAATTACTTTTAGTAATTCAAATATTCATAAGTCAATTAACTTCTCCATAAGCACCTATATAGTTAAGAGTGACTGTttaacaaatttctttttctcaatAACCTCGCAATCAGAAATATacgaggaaaaaaaaagaataaaaagcaAAACTAAGATGTCGAAAAGCTAGAAGCTGAGCTTCAAAACCCAAACGGGACCAAAATGTCAACTTCACATATTCCTAACAAGTCAATGACTAAATGAAGTGAAATAAAAATGTGGAAGTTGTTTCACAGTTGTTCAACTTCCAGAATTACAATGCTTGAGTCGAAAGAATTGCCATACCCCTGATCTATAAAGAGTAACTCTGCCTTTTCATCTAGACTTAGCATATCAGGTCGAATTCCGAGATATGGTAGAGCTGTTGCCTCAGCCAAACCTGTCAACACAAAACTGCCTGGGAATAAATTAATGGCTCAAACTTAGAAACATGGAAAGTAATTATAACATGCAAAAACTGTGAAAGAACACAAAATGATGATATCAGGaataagtttttaaatgatattcCCCTAAGTACAGCATCCTCAATCGCAGATCATgaaaaatagcagtttgttcaaattatgCTCGCTATAATGATATGGCACTGCTATAGCTGCTATATGACAACAATTTA from Medicago truncatula cultivar Jemalong A17 chromosome 8, MtrunA17r5.0-ANR, whole genome shotgun sequence includes the following:
- the LOC25502706 gene encoding uncharacterized protein, with amino-acid sequence MVSISNSIVVTSSLYSPSSLLPRTLFHSHKLSSLNQSSAFLSHNYRLNSKRILPSVCFFNSRDNKSDTKLQDQDSRSEWPILRRWEVPWEWQTVSLTSLACGLGFVLTGLAEATALPYLGIRPDMLSLDEKAELLFIDQGITTAAVLGIIYSVFNTYQPLPEGFFKYDLREPFNLQKGWLLWAGVGLVGALVSIGLTGVAVSFFNGETPERETDALVRLLPLIGSSSISTACLVGITGVFAPLLEETVFRGFFMTSLTKWVPTPVAIILSAAVFALAHLTPGEFPQLFVLGSALGISYAQTRNLLTPITIHAFWNSGVILLLTVLQLQGYDIKELLQR